In Streptomyces sp. NBC_00306, a single genomic region encodes these proteins:
- a CDS encoding adenylate kinase gives MRIVLVGPPGAGKGTQAAFLAQNLSIPHISTGDLFRANISQGTELGRKAKSFMDAGELVPDEVTIAMAKDRMAQEDARNGFLLDGFPRNVSQAEALDEMLKSEGMTLDAVLDLEVPEDEVVRRIAGRRICRNDSSHVFHVSYSAPQQEGVCDTCGGDLYQRDDDSEETVRKRLEVYHTQTEPIIDYYRNQGLVVTISALGKVTDVTKRAMEALEKLQND, from the coding sequence ATGCGAATCGTCCTCGTCGGGCCGCCTGGTGCCGGCAAGGGAACGCAGGCTGCGTTCCTTGCCCAGAACCTGTCGATCCCGCACATCTCCACGGGCGACCTCTTCCGCGCCAACATCAGCCAGGGCACCGAGCTGGGCCGCAAGGCCAAGTCCTTCATGGACGCCGGTGAGCTGGTGCCGGACGAGGTCACCATCGCGATGGCGAAGGACCGCATGGCGCAGGAGGACGCCCGCAACGGCTTCCTGCTGGACGGCTTCCCGCGGAACGTCTCGCAGGCCGAGGCGCTCGACGAGATGCTGAAGTCCGAGGGCATGACGCTGGACGCGGTGCTGGACCTGGAGGTCCCCGAGGACGAGGTCGTGCGACGCATCGCCGGCCGCCGTATCTGCCGCAACGACTCGAGCCACGTCTTCCACGTGTCGTACTCGGCGCCGCAGCAGGAAGGTGTCTGCGACACCTGCGGCGGCGACCTGTACCAGCGTGACGACGACTCCGAGGAGACCGTGCGCAAGCGGCTCGAGGTGTACCACACGCAGACGGAGCCGATCATCGACTACTACCGGAATCAGGGCCTCGTGGTCACGATCTCGGCGCTCGGCAAGGTCACCGACGTGACCAAGCGGGCGATGGAAGCGCTGGAGAAGCTCCAGAACGACTGA
- the secY gene encoding preprotein translocase subunit SecY, producing the protein MLTAFARAFKTPDLRKKLLFTLAIIVLYRLGSHIPVPGVDYGNVQICVDAAQKNNNSLFGLVNMFSGGALLQITIFALGIMPYITASIILQLLTVVIPRLEALKKEGQSGTAKITQYTRYLTVALAVLQGTGLVATARSGALFSGCQVANQIVPDRSIFTTIVMVVTMTAGTAAVMWLGELITDRGIGNGMSILMFISIAAGFPGALWAIKQSGKLAKGWIEFGTVILIGFVMVALVVFVEQAQRRIPVQYAKRMIGRRSYGGTSTYIPLKVNQAGVIPVIFASSLLYIPALIAQFSSSQSGWKTWIEAHFVKGDHPYYIATYFLLIVFFAFFYVAISFNPEEVADNMKKYGGFIPGIRAGRPTAEYLSYVLNRITWPGSLYLGLIALVPTMALAGFGGANQNFPFGGTSILIIVGVGLETVKQIESQLQQRNYEGFLR; encoded by the coding sequence GTGCTCACCGCGTTCGCCCGGGCGTTCAAGACGCCCGACCTGCGCAAGAAGCTGCTCTTCACACTCGCCATCATCGTTTTGTACCGGCTCGGATCGCACATCCCGGTTCCGGGTGTCGACTACGGCAATGTGCAGATTTGTGTGGACGCCGCGCAGAAGAACAACAACAGCCTGTTCGGGCTGGTGAACATGTTCAGCGGCGGAGCGCTGCTGCAGATCACCATCTTTGCGCTCGGCATCATGCCGTACATCACGGCGAGCATCATCCTGCAGCTGCTGACCGTCGTGATCCCACGGCTCGAGGCCCTCAAGAAGGAGGGCCAGTCCGGCACGGCGAAGATCACGCAGTACACCCGCTACCTCACTGTCGCCCTCGCCGTGCTGCAGGGCACCGGTCTTGTGGCGACGGCTCGCAGCGGTGCGTTGTTCAGCGGCTGTCAGGTGGCCAACCAGATCGTTCCCGACCGGTCGATCTTCACCACCATCGTCATGGTGGTGACCATGACCGCCGGTACCGCCGCCGTCATGTGGCTCGGTGAGCTGATCACCGACCGTGGCATCGGCAACGGTATGTCGATCCTGATGTTCATCTCGATCGCCGCCGGCTTCCCCGGCGCTCTCTGGGCGATCAAGCAGAGCGGCAAGCTCGCCAAGGGCTGGATCGAGTTCGGCACCGTCATCCTGATCGGCTTCGTGATGGTGGCCCTGGTCGTCTTCGTCGAACAGGCGCAGCGCCGCATCCCGGTGCAGTACGCGAAGCGCATGATCGGGCGGCGGTCCTACGGCGGTACGTCCACGTACATCCCGCTCAAGGTGAACCAGGCCGGTGTGATTCCGGTCATCTTCGCCTCGTCGCTGCTGTACATCCCGGCGCTGATCGCGCAGTTCTCGAGCTCGCAGTCCGGCTGGAAGACCTGGATCGAGGCGCATTTCGTCAAGGGTGATCACCCTTACTACATCGCCACGTACTTCCTCCTGATTGTCTTCTTCGCCTTCTTCTATGTGGCTATCTCCTTCAACCCCGAAGAAGTTGCCGACAACATGAAGAAGTATGGTGGCTTCATCCCGGGTATCCGGGCAGGTCGACCTACTGCCGAGTATCTGAGCTACGTGCTCAACAGGATCACTTGGCCGGGCTCGCTGTACCTGGGTCTGATTGCTCTTGTGCCGACGATGGCGTTGGCGGGCTTCGGCGGCGCGAACCAGAACTTCCCGTTCGGCGGGACGAGCATCCTCATCATCGTGGGTGTGGGTCTGGAGACCGTGAAGCAGATCGAGAGCCAGCTCCAGCAGCGTAATTACGAAGGGTTCCTCCGCTGA